From Streptomyces sp. 6-11-2, one genomic window encodes:
- a CDS encoding 8-oxoguanine deaminase codes for MAPSAAQRIVIENCAIATVDADDTEYASGHLVLAGNRIESVGAGKAPEGLKDVVRRIDASGHLATPGLVNTHHHFYQWITRGLATDHNLFDWLVALYPTWARIDEEMVYAAAQGSLAMMARGGVTTAMDHHYVFPHGSGDLSGAIIRAARETGVRFTLARGSMDRGEKDGGLPPDFAVETLQGALAATEETVRRHHDASFDAMTQIAVAPCSPFSVSTELLQQAAELARRLGVRLHTHGSETVEEEKFCHELFGKGPTDYFESTGWLGEDVWMAHCVHMNDSDIAAFARTKTGVAHCPSSNARLAAGIARVPDMLAAGVPVGLGVDGTASNESGELHTELRNALLINRLGAHREAALNARQALRLGTYGGARVLGRAGQIGSLEPGKLADLVLWRMDTLAHASIADPVTALVLGAAAPVTASFVDGRQIVEDGRLLTVDEDAIARATRAEAQRLARITAQS; via the coding sequence ATGGCACCATCGGCAGCCCAGCGCATCGTCATCGAGAACTGCGCGATCGCGACCGTGGACGCGGACGACACCGAGTACGCCTCCGGACACCTCGTCCTCGCCGGCAACCGGATCGAGTCGGTCGGCGCGGGCAAGGCCCCCGAGGGTCTGAAGGACGTGGTGCGCCGCATCGACGCGAGCGGCCATCTGGCCACGCCCGGTCTGGTCAACACCCACCACCACTTCTACCAGTGGATCACCCGGGGCCTGGCCACCGACCACAACCTGTTCGACTGGCTCGTCGCGCTCTACCCGACCTGGGCGCGCATCGACGAGGAGATGGTGTACGCGGCGGCCCAGGGGTCGCTGGCGATGATGGCCCGCGGCGGCGTCACCACCGCCATGGACCACCACTACGTCTTCCCGCACGGCTCCGGAGACCTGTCCGGCGCGATCATCCGGGCGGCCCGCGAGACGGGCGTGCGGTTCACCCTGGCCCGCGGTTCGATGGACCGCGGCGAGAAGGACGGCGGGCTGCCGCCGGACTTCGCCGTGGAGACGCTCCAGGGCGCGCTCGCCGCCACCGAGGAGACCGTTCGGCGGCACCACGACGCCTCCTTCGACGCCATGACACAGATCGCCGTCGCCCCCTGCTCCCCGTTCTCCGTCTCCACCGAACTGCTCCAGCAGGCCGCGGAGTTGGCCCGCCGCCTCGGCGTACGGCTGCACACCCACGGCTCGGAGACGGTCGAGGAGGAGAAGTTCTGCCACGAGCTGTTCGGCAAGGGCCCCACCGACTACTTCGAGTCCACGGGCTGGCTGGGCGAGGACGTGTGGATGGCGCACTGCGTCCACATGAACGACTCCGACATCGCCGCCTTCGCCCGTACGAAGACCGGTGTGGCGCACTGCCCCTCCTCCAACGCCCGCCTCGCGGCCGGAATCGCCCGGGTCCCCGACATGCTGGCGGCCGGCGTCCCGGTCGGCCTCGGTGTCGACGGCACCGCCTCCAACGAGTCCGGCGAACTCCACACCGAACTGCGCAACGCCCTGCTGATCAACCGCCTCGGCGCACACCGCGAGGCGGCCCTGAACGCCCGTCAGGCGCTGCGCCTGGGCACCTACGGCGGCGCCCGGGTACTCGGCCGGGCCGGCCAGATCGGCTCGCTGGAGCCGGGCAAGCTGGCCGACCTGGTGCTGTGGAGGATGGACACGCTGGCCCACGCCTCGATCGCCGACCCGGTGACCGCCCTGGTCCTGGGCGCGGCGGCACCGGTCACCGCCTCCTTCGTGGACGGGCGGCAGATCGTCGAGGACGGCCGGTTGCTGACCGTCGACGAGGACGCCATCGCCCGCGCCACGCGGGCCGAAGCACAGCGGCTGGCGCGCATCACCGCGCAGAGCTGA